A stretch of Pseudomonas sp. CCC3.1 DNA encodes these proteins:
- the dksA gene encoding RNA polymerase-binding protein DksA: MPTQAKQQNSQLSGFEPYVEQKGEEYMGEPMRKHFTKILQKWKQDLMQEVDRTVDHMKDEAANFPDPADRASQEEEFSLELRARDRERKLIKKIDKTLQLIEDEEYGWCESCGVEIGIRRLEARPTADMCVDCKTLAEIKEKQVGK; this comes from the coding sequence ATGCCCACACAAGCAAAGCAACAGAATAGTCAACTTAGCGGCTTCGAACCCTACGTTGAACAGAAGGGTGAAGAGTACATGGGCGAGCCCATGCGCAAGCACTTCACCAAGATTCTGCAAAAGTGGAAACAGGACTTGATGCAGGAAGTCGACCGCACCGTTGATCACATGAAAGACGAAGCGGCCAACTTTCCGGATCCAGCTGACCGCGCAAGCCAGGAAGAAGAATTCAGCCTGGAACTGCGTGCCCGCGATCGCGAGCGCAAGCTGATCAAGAAAATTGACAAGACCCTGCAACTGATCGAAGACGAAGAATACGGTTGGTGCGAGTCTTGCGGCGTCGAAATCGGTATCCGCCGGCTCGAAGCACGTCCCACTGCGGACATGTGCGTAGACTGCAAAACCTTGGCTGAAATCAAGGAAAAACAAGTCGGCAAGTAA
- the gluQRS gene encoding tRNA glutamyl-Q(34) synthetase GluQRS, translating to MTASPNPSYVGRFAPTPSGHLHFGSLVAALASYLDARSVGGRWLLRMEDLDPPREMAGAQAAILVALQGYGFEWDGELIRQSERHDAYAHVLDRLFSQGLAYACTCSRKQLEGYNGIYPGLCRNAGHSMENAAIRLRVPELEYAFEDRVQGAFRQHLGRDVGDFVIRRRDGLYAYQLAVVLDDAWQGVTDIVRGADLLDSTPRQLYLQELLGLSQPRYLHVPLIVQPDGHKLGKSYRSPPLTPEQATPSLLRALRTLGQAPDEHLNGASPREILDWGIAHWNAELIPRTLTLAEAQLR from the coding sequence ATGACGGCCTCTCCAAATCCTTCATACGTCGGGCGTTTCGCCCCAACGCCCAGTGGCCATCTGCACTTTGGCTCGCTGGTTGCCGCCCTCGCCTCTTACCTTGATGCCCGTTCCGTCGGTGGCCGCTGGCTGTTGCGTATGGAAGATCTCGATCCTCCGCGCGAAATGGCCGGCGCCCAGGCCGCGATTCTGGTTGCGCTGCAAGGCTATGGTTTTGAGTGGGACGGCGAACTGATTCGTCAAAGCGAGCGCCACGACGCCTACGCGCATGTACTGGACCGGCTCTTCAGCCAAGGCTTGGCCTACGCCTGCACCTGCTCTCGCAAACAACTCGAAGGCTATAACGGGATTTATCCGGGGCTGTGCCGCAATGCGGGTCACTCAATGGAAAACGCCGCCATACGTTTGCGTGTCCCCGAGCTGGAATATGCGTTTGAAGACCGCGTTCAAGGCGCATTTCGCCAGCATTTGGGCCGAGACGTGGGCGACTTTGTGATTCGTCGCCGCGACGGGCTGTATGCCTATCAATTAGCCGTGGTGCTCGACGATGCCTGGCAAGGCGTGACCGATATTGTCCGTGGCGCCGACCTGCTTGACTCCACGCCGCGCCAGCTCTACCTGCAAGAGCTACTCGGCTTGTCGCAACCTCGCTATCTGCACGTACCGTTGATCGTACAGCCGGACGGCCACAAGCTCGGAAAATCGTACCGTTCGCCGCCGCTGACACCCGAACAGGCTACTCCCTCGCTGCTTCGCGCCTTGCGCACACTGGGCCAGGCACCCGACGAACACCTGAATGGCGCCAGCCCGCGTGAAATCCTCGATTGGGGCATCGCACACTGGAATGCCGAACTCATACCGCGCACGCTCACCCTGGCCGAAGCGCAATTACGCTGA
- a CDS encoding sensor histidine kinase: MPMSFSLTQMVLVSAAYLLVLFGVAWISERGMIPRAIIRHPLTYTLSLGVYASAWAFYGTVGLAYEYGYGFLSSYLGVSGAFLLAPVLLYPILKITRTYQLSSLADLFAFRFRSSWAGALTTIFMLIGVLPLLALQIQAVADSISILTREPVQHRVALSFCAMITLFTIFFGSRHIATREKHEGLVFAIAFESVIKLAAIGGVGLYALYGVFDGPQQLEVWLLQNQTALAALHTPLQEGPWRTLLLVFFASAIVMPHMYHMTFTENLNPRGLVSASWGLPLFLLLMSLAVPLILWAGLKLGATTNPEYFTLGIGIAANSKSLALLAYVGGLSASSGLIIVTTLALSGMALNHLVLPLYQPPAEGNIYRWLKWTRRALIVAIIMAGYGFYLLLGAEQDLANLGIVAFVATLQFLPGVLSVLYWPTANRRGFIAGLLAGIVVWMVSMLFPLIGDFQGFYIPWLDMIYVLDDTSWHMAAIASLAANVLMFTLISLFTNASPEEASAAEACAVDNVRRPQRRELHAASPQEFATQLAKPLGAKAAQKEVEQALRDLYLPFDERRPYALRRLRDRIEANLSGLMGPSVAQDMVETFLPYKSGGDNYVTEDIHFIESRLEDYHSRLTGLAAELDALRRYHRQTLQELPMGVCSLAKDQEILMWNKAMEELTGIAAQRVVGSRLSTLGNPWRELLQGFIDLPDEHLHKQHLALDGQTRWLNLHKAAIDEPLAPGNSGLVLLVEDLTETQMLEDKLVHSERLASIGRLAAGVAHEIGNPVTGIACLAQNLREEREDDSELTEISSQILEQTKRISRIVQSLMSFAHAGSHQHNDEPVCLAEVAQDAIGLLALNRRNFEVQFYNLCDPDHWVDGDPQRLAQVLINLLSNARDASPAGSAVRVKSEASEHTVDLIVEDEGTGIPKNIMDRLFEPFFTTKDPGEGTGLGLALVYSIVEEHYGQITIDSPADIQSQRGTRIRVTLPRHVEATSAVN, from the coding sequence ATGCCGATGAGCTTTAGCCTGACCCAGATGGTGCTGGTCAGCGCCGCCTACTTGCTGGTGCTGTTTGGCGTGGCGTGGATCAGTGAACGCGGCATGATCCCGCGCGCCATCATTCGTCACCCGCTGACCTACACCTTGTCACTGGGCGTGTATGCCAGCGCTTGGGCTTTCTACGGCACCGTGGGCCTGGCTTATGAATACGGCTACGGCTTTTTGTCCAGCTACCTCGGGGTTTCCGGGGCGTTTCTGTTGGCTCCCGTGCTGCTCTACCCCATTTTAAAAATCACCCGCACCTACCAGCTCTCATCGCTGGCCGACCTGTTTGCTTTCCGATTTCGCAGTTCTTGGGCGGGGGCACTGACCACCATTTTCATGCTGATCGGCGTGTTACCGCTGCTGGCCCTGCAAATTCAGGCCGTGGCGGACTCCATCAGCATCCTGACCCGCGAGCCGGTGCAGCACCGCGTGGCCCTGAGCTTCTGCGCGATGATCACCCTGTTCACGATTTTCTTCGGGTCACGGCACATCGCCACCCGTGAAAAACACGAAGGGCTGGTGTTTGCGATTGCCTTTGAATCGGTGATCAAACTGGCGGCCATTGGCGGAGTGGGCCTCTACGCGCTGTACGGCGTATTTGATGGCCCGCAGCAACTGGAAGTGTGGTTGCTGCAAAACCAGACGGCTCTCGCGGCCCTGCACACACCGTTGCAAGAAGGGCCGTGGCGCACCTTGCTGCTGGTGTTTTTTGCCTCGGCCATTGTGATGCCGCACATGTATCACATGACCTTTACCGAGAACCTCAACCCTCGCGGGCTGGTCAGCGCCAGTTGGGGCTTGCCGCTGTTCTTGCTGTTGATGAGCCTCGCGGTGCCGCTCATCCTGTGGGCCGGGCTCAAACTGGGCGCCACCACCAATCCCGAATATTTCACCTTGGGTATCGGCATCGCCGCCAACAGCAAATCCCTGGCGTTACTGGCTTATGTGGGCGGGCTATCGGCCTCCAGCGGGTTGATTATCGTCACCACGCTGGCGCTGTCGGGCATGGCGTTGAACCACCTGGTGCTACCGCTTTACCAGCCGCCCGCAGAAGGCAATATCTACCGCTGGCTGAAGTGGACCCGCCGCGCGCTGATTGTGGCCATCATCATGGCTGGCTACGGATTCTACTTGCTGCTGGGCGCCGAACAGGATCTGGCCAACCTCGGCATCGTGGCCTTTGTCGCCACGTTGCAGTTCTTGCCGGGCGTGCTCTCGGTCCTGTACTGGCCAACCGCTAATCGACGCGGCTTTATTGCCGGTTTGCTGGCCGGGATTGTGGTGTGGATGGTCAGCATGCTGTTTCCGCTGATCGGCGACTTCCAGGGCTTCTACATCCCGTGGCTGGACATGATCTACGTGCTGGACGATACCAGCTGGCACATGGCAGCCATCGCCTCGCTCGCCGCCAACGTGCTGATGTTTACCCTGATCTCCTTGTTCACCAACGCCAGCCCCGAAGAAGCCAGTGCCGCCGAAGCCTGCGCTGTGGATAACGTTCGTCGCCCACAGCGGCGCGAATTGCATGCGGCCTCACCACAAGAATTCGCCACCCAACTGGCCAAGCCTCTGGGCGCCAAGGCGGCGCAAAAAGAAGTCGAGCAGGCCTTGCGCGACCTGTACTTGCCGTTCGACGAGCGCCGTCCTTATGCCTTGCGCCGTCTGCGTGACCGGATCGAAGCCAACCTGTCAGGCCTGATGGGCCCAAGCGTTGCCCAAGACATGGTCGAAACCTTCCTGCCTTATAAATCAGGCGGCGATAACTACGTTACCGAAGACATTCACTTCATCGAAAGCCGGCTTGAGGACTATCACTCGCGCCTGACCGGCCTGGCTGCCGAACTCGATGCCCTGCGCCGCTACCACCGCCAAACGTTGCAAGAGCTGCCAATGGGCGTGTGCTCGCTGGCCAAGGATCAAGAGATCCTGATGTGGAACAAGGCCATGGAAGAGCTGACCGGCATTGCTGCACAACGCGTCGTGGGCTCGCGCCTGAGCACCTTGGGCAACCCGTGGCGTGAACTGCTGCAAGGCTTTATCGACCTGCCCGACGAACACTTGCACAAACAGCACTTGGCCCTCGACGGCCAGACGCGCTGGTTAAACCTGCACAAGGCAGCCATTGATGAACCGTTGGCACCGGGCAACAGTGGCCTGGTGTTACTGGTCGAAGATTTGACTGAAACACAAATGCTCGAAGACAAACTGGTGCACTCCGAGCGTTTGGCCAGCATCGGTCGATTGGCAGCGGGTGTGGCTCATGAAATCGGCAACCCGGTAACCGGTATCGCCTGCCTGGCGCAAAACCTGCGCGAGGAGCGCGAAGACGACAGCGAGCTGACCGAAATCAGCAGCCAGATTCTTGAACAGACCAAACGCATATCGCGCATTGTGCAGTCGTTGATGAGCTTCGCCCACGCGGGCAGCCACCAACACAATGACGAGCCCGTTTGTCTGGCCGAAGTCGCTCAAGATGCCATTGGTCTGCTGGCCCTGAACCGGCGCAATTTTGAAGTTCAGTTCTACAACCTGTGCGATCCCGACCACTGGGTCGACGGCGACCCGCAACGCTTGGCTCAAGTGCTGATCAACTTACTGTCAAACGCCCGCGACGCTTCGCCTGCCGGCAGTGCCGTGCGCGTCAAGAGCGAGGCCAGCGAACACACGGTCGACCTGATCGTGGAAGACGAAGGCACCGGTATTCCAAAGAACATCATGGACCGATTGTTCGAACCTTTCTTCACCACCAAGGACCCTGGCGAAGGCACCGGTCTGGGCCTTGCACTGGTCTATTCCATCGTTGAAGAGCATTATGGACAAATCACCATCGACAGCCCGGCTGACATTCAAAGCCAACGCGGAACCCGTATCCGGGTGACACTACCGCGTCATGTCGAAGCGACGTCCGCTGTGAACTGA
- a CDS encoding sigma-54 dependent transcriptional regulator, translated as MPHILIVEDETIIRSALRRLLERNQYQVSEAGSVQEAQERFSIPSFDLIVSDLRLPGAPGTELIKLGQGKPVLIMTSYASLRSAVDSMKMGAVDYIAKPFDHDEMLQAVARILRDRQHLQSVAAERPATKAGSADKNTADNSNGEIGIIGSCPPMLDMYSKIRKVAPTDSNVLIQGESGTGKELVARALHNLSKRAKAPMISVNCAAIPESLIESELFGHEKGAFTGASAGRAGLVEAADGGTLFLDEIGELPLEAQARLLRVLQEGEIRRVGSVQSQKVDVRLIAATHRDLKNLAKVGQFREDLYYRLHVIALKLPALRERGADVNEIAHAFLARQSARVGRNDLKFAPDAERAISHYTWPGNVRELENAVERAVILCESPEISADLLGIDIELSDLQDDDFIGLAPQQSISSGNTSLDPTEDLSLEDYFQHFVLEHQDHMTETELARKLGVSRKCLWERRQRLGIPRRKTGVASEN; from the coding sequence ATGCCGCATATTTTGATCGTCGAAGACGAAACAATCATCCGCTCCGCGTTGCGCCGTCTGTTGGAGCGTAATCAGTATCAGGTCAGCGAAGCTGGCTCGGTGCAGGAAGCGCAAGAGCGTTTCAGCATTCCCTCGTTCGACTTGATTGTCAGCGATTTGCGCCTGCCAGGAGCGCCAGGCACCGAGCTGATCAAGCTGGGGCAAGGCAAGCCGGTGCTGATCATGACCAGCTACGCGAGCCTGCGTTCAGCCGTAGACTCGATGAAAATGGGCGCGGTCGACTACATTGCCAAACCCTTTGATCACGACGAAATGCTGCAAGCCGTCGCGCGCATTCTGCGAGACCGTCAACACCTGCAGAGCGTGGCTGCTGAACGCCCGGCGACCAAGGCCGGCAGTGCCGACAAAAACACCGCAGACAACAGCAACGGTGAAATTGGCATCATTGGCTCGTGCCCGCCGATGCTCGACATGTACAGCAAAATCCGCAAAGTGGCGCCCACCGACTCCAATGTATTGATTCAAGGTGAATCCGGTACAGGTAAAGAGCTGGTCGCACGCGCCCTGCACAACCTGTCCAAGCGCGCCAAGGCACCGATGATTTCGGTCAACTGCGCAGCCATTCCCGAGTCGCTGATCGAATCCGAACTGTTCGGCCACGAAAAAGGCGCATTTACCGGCGCCAGCGCAGGGCGTGCCGGATTGGTCGAAGCGGCCGATGGCGGCACCTTGTTCCTCGATGAAATCGGTGAGCTGCCACTCGAAGCCCAGGCGCGCCTGTTGCGCGTCCTGCAAGAGGGCGAAATTCGCCGCGTCGGCTCGGTGCAATCGCAAAAGGTCGATGTGCGCCTGATCGCGGCGACCCACCGAGATCTCAAGAACCTGGCCAAGGTCGGCCAGTTCCGCGAAGACTTGTACTACCGCCTCCACGTCATCGCACTCAAGCTGCCCGCCTTGCGTGAACGAGGCGCTGACGTTAACGAAATTGCCCACGCCTTCCTCGCCCGTCAAAGCGCCCGCGTTGGCCGCAACGACTTGAAGTTCGCCCCAGACGCAGAACGCGCCATCAGCCATTACACGTGGCCGGGTAACGTTCGCGAATTGGAGAACGCAGTAGAGCGCGCCGTCATCCTGTGCGAAAGCCCGGAAATTTCGGCTGATCTGCTGGGCATCGACATTGAACTGAGCGACTTGCAAGACGACGACTTCATCGGCCTGGCCCCGCAGCAGAGCATCAGCAGCGGTAACACCAGCCTGGATCCGACCGAAGACCTGTCACTGGAAGACTACTTCCAGCACTTTGTACTGGAACATCAAGATCACATGACCGAGACCGAACTGGCCCGCAAACTCGGGGTCAGCCGTAAATGTCTGTGGGAGCGGCGCCAGCGCCTGGGCATTCCGCGCCGAAAAACCGGAGTCGCCAGCGAAAACTGA
- a CDS encoding polynucleotide adenylyltransferase PcnB — MLKKLFQSLRSPKRRTQQLRSTPEVLNSSQHSLQRAQFSRYAVNIVERLQNAGYQAYLVGGCVRDMLLNITPKDFDVATSATPEQVRAEFRNARIIGRRFKLVHIHFGREIIEVATFRANHPQNDEEEDSNQSSRNESGRILRDNVYGTLEEDAQRRDFTINALYYDPVSERILDYANGVHDIRNRLLRLIGDPQQRYQEDPVRMLRAVRFAAKLDFGIEKHTAAPIRDLAPMLREIPAARLFEEVLKLFLSGNASDTFEMLVDLELFDPLFPASAEALEHNPTYTHTLISEALRNTDLRIKQGKPVTPAFLFAALLWPALPARVLRLQDRGMPPIPAMQEAAHELIAEQCQRIAIPKRFTMPIREIWDMQERLPRRSGKRADMLLDNPRFRAGYDFLLLRESAGEQTNGLGEWWTDYQDANDSGRRDMIRDLSNSKDDGTGTAPRKRRRTSSSKRKRSAGADE, encoded by the coding sequence ATGCTGAAGAAGCTGTTCCAGTCACTCCGTTCTCCCAAGCGTCGTACGCAACAACTGCGTAGCACCCCTGAAGTGCTCAACAGCAGCCAACACTCGCTGCAACGCGCCCAATTCAGCCGTTACGCGGTCAATATTGTCGAGCGCCTGCAGAATGCCGGTTACCAGGCCTATCTGGTCGGCGGCTGTGTACGCGACATGCTGCTCAACATCACCCCTAAAGACTTCGACGTCGCCACCAGTGCTACCCCTGAACAGGTGCGTGCCGAGTTTCGCAACGCGCGGATCATCGGTCGGCGGTTCAAATTGGTACACATCCACTTTGGTCGCGAAATCATTGAAGTCGCGACCTTCCGCGCCAATCACCCGCAAAACGACGAAGAGGAAGACAGCAACCAATCCTCTCGTAACGAAAGCGGGCGTATTTTGCGCGACAACGTTTACGGCACCCTTGAAGAAGACGCTCAGCGTCGTGACTTCACGATCAATGCCCTGTACTACGACCCGGTCAGCGAACGCATTCTCGATTACGCCAATGGCGTGCACGACATTCGCAACCGCTTGCTGCGCCTGATCGGTGACCCGCAACAGCGTTACCAGGAAGATCCGGTGCGCATGCTGCGCGCTGTGCGTTTCGCTGCCAAGCTCGACTTTGGTATCGAAAAACACACGGCAGCACCGATCCGCGATCTGGCGCCCATGCTGCGTGAGATCCCGGCAGCACGGCTGTTCGAAGAAGTGTTGAAGCTGTTCCTTTCTGGCAATGCCAGCGACACGTTCGAAATGTTGGTCGACCTTGAGTTGTTCGATCCATTGTTCCCGGCCAGCGCCGAAGCACTGGAGCACAACCCGACGTACACCCACACCCTGATCAGCGAAGCCTTGCGCAACACCGATCTGCGTATCAAGCAGGGCAAGCCAGTGACCCCGGCCTTCCTGTTTGCCGCGCTGCTGTGGCCTGCATTGCCTGCTCGCGTGTTGCGCCTGCAAGACCGTGGCATGCCGCCCATTCCGGCCATGCAGGAAGCCGCCCACGAACTGATCGCCGAGCAGTGTCAGCGGATTGCCATTCCCAAGCGTTTCACCATGCCGATTCGCGAGATCTGGGACATGCAAGAACGCCTGCCGCGTCGCAGCGGCAAACGCGCTGACATGTTGCTGGACAACCCGCGTTTCCGCGCAGGCTATGACTTCTTGCTGTTACGTGAAAGCGCTGGCGAGCAGACCAATGGCCTGGGCGAATGGTGGACTGATTACCAGGACGCCAATGACAGTGGCCGTCGCGACATGATCCGCGATTTGAGCAACAGCAAAGATGACGGCACAGGGACTGCCCCGCGCAAACGCCGCCGCACCAGCAGCAGTAAACGCAAACGTAGCGCTGGCGCGGACGAGTAA
- the folK gene encoding 2-amino-4-hydroxy-6-hydroxymethyldihydropteridine diphosphokinase: MERIYIGMGSNLADPADQLRSAVQALTQLPNSRFIGVSAFYQSDSLLPGQPRYTNAVAAIDSTLAPLDLLDALQAIERDQGRERHERWGPRTLDLDILLFGDRLIDEPRLKVPHYHMHARPFVLYPLAELTPASLTLADGRSLKQLLADCPFVGLERFER; the protein is encoded by the coding sequence ATGGAGCGGATCTACATCGGCATGGGCAGCAATCTGGCTGACCCGGCAGACCAATTGCGCAGCGCTGTGCAGGCGCTGACGCAACTGCCAAACTCCCGTTTCATCGGGGTGTCGGCGTTCTATCAAAGCGATTCGCTGTTACCCGGCCAGCCGCGGTACACCAATGCCGTGGCCGCCATCGACAGCACGCTGGCACCTCTGGACTTACTGGATGCGCTGCAAGCCATCGAGCGGGATCAAGGTCGCGAGCGCCATGAACGCTGGGGGCCGCGCACTCTGGATCTGGACATCCTGCTATTCGGTGATCGACTGATCGACGAGCCCAGGCTCAAAGTTCCGCATTACCACATGCACGCCCGCCCCTTCGTTTTGTACCCATTAGCCGAGCTGACGCCTGCATCGCTGACGCTCGCCGATGGCCGTAGCCTCAAACAGCTGCTGGCAGACTGCCCGTTTGTCGGCCTTGAGCGCTTCGAACGTTAA
- the panB gene encoding 3-methyl-2-oxobutanoate hydroxymethyltransferase encodes MPAITLTTLQSLKQKGEKITMLTCYDATFSHICNQAGVEVLLVGDSLGMVLQGHDSTLPVTTCDMAYHVASVKRGNQDALILADLPFMANATLEQTLNNSAQLMKAGAHMVKVEGAVWLSESIRLLTERGIPVCAHMGLTPQTVNVLGGYKVQGRNETQARQMRADAIALEQAGAAMLLLECVPSELAREITHAVKIPVIGIGAGSDTDGQVLVLHDMLGLSLTGRVPKFVKNFMTGQPDIQSALSAYVAEVKAVSFPGTEHGFSA; translated from the coding sequence ATGCCGGCTATCACCCTGACCACCCTGCAAAGCCTTAAGCAAAAAGGTGAAAAAATCACCATGCTGACGTGCTATGACGCCACCTTTTCCCACATCTGTAATCAGGCCGGTGTGGAAGTGTTACTGGTGGGCGACTCCTTGGGCATGGTTCTGCAAGGGCATGACAGCACGCTGCCAGTCACTACCTGCGACATGGCGTACCACGTGGCCAGTGTCAAACGCGGCAACCAAGACGCACTGATTCTCGCCGACCTGCCATTCATGGCCAACGCGACACTCGAGCAAACCTTGAACAACAGCGCCCAGTTGATGAAAGCCGGTGCGCACATGGTCAAGGTTGAAGGCGCCGTCTGGCTCTCTGAATCCATTCGTTTGCTGACCGAGCGCGGCATTCCCGTGTGCGCACACATGGGCCTGACCCCGCAAACTGTGAACGTATTGGGCGGTTACAAAGTACAAGGCCGCAACGAAACTCAGGCCCGCCAAATGCGAGCCGATGCTATTGCTCTGGAACAAGCAGGCGCGGCCATGTTGCTGCTGGAATGCGTGCCGAGCGAGCTGGCCCGGGAAATCACCCATGCGGTCAAAATCCCGGTGATCGGCATTGGCGCAGGCAGCGACACTGACGGCCAGGTCTTGGTGCTGCACGACATGCTCGGCCTGTCCTTGACCGGACGCGTCCCAAAATTCGTAAAGAATTTCATGACGGGTCAACCCGACATTCAATCGGCACTCAGCGCTTACGTGGCTGAAGTCAAAGCCGTCAGTTTTCCTGGTACCGAACACGGATTCTCTGCATGA
- the panC gene encoding pantoate--beta-alanine ligase — protein sequence MNTVKTVRELRAAVARARSEGKQIGLVPTMGNLHSGHAALVTTAAQQADFVVASIFVNPLQFGANEDLDTYPRTLAADQEKLLQAGCNLLFAPTVEEMYPHGMAGLTRVTAAQLSNELCGSRRPGHFDGVTTVVSKLFNMVQPNLAIFGQKDYQQLAVIRAMVHDLNIPVQIIGEPTVRAEDGLALSSRNGYLTEEQRHVAPALYQHLNEIAQAIKTGERDYPHLVRQHLQRIEAEGFRPDYLEVRHALTLLPAQASDRDIVILVAAFLGTTRLIDNLHLTLDSSR from the coding sequence ATGAACACAGTAAAAACCGTTCGCGAGTTGCGCGCTGCAGTCGCCCGCGCCCGTAGCGAAGGTAAACAAATCGGCCTCGTGCCCACCATGGGCAATCTGCACAGTGGCCACGCAGCGTTGGTGACCACTGCGGCTCAGCAGGCCGACTTCGTTGTGGCGAGTATTTTCGTCAACCCGTTGCAGTTCGGCGCCAACGAAGACCTCGATACCTACCCGCGCACCCTCGCGGCCGATCAGGAAAAACTCCTGCAAGCCGGTTGCAACCTGTTGTTCGCCCCGACAGTAGAAGAAATGTACCCCCACGGCATGGCAGGTCTGACGCGCGTGACCGCCGCCCAGCTCAGCAATGAACTGTGCGGCAGCCGCCGACCAGGGCATTTCGACGGGGTAACGACGGTCGTCAGCAAATTGTTCAATATGGTCCAACCCAATCTCGCGATCTTTGGGCAAAAGGACTACCAGCAATTGGCCGTTATTCGCGCCATGGTTCATGACCTGAACATCCCGGTGCAGATTATTGGCGAACCGACGGTGCGTGCCGAAGATGGTCTGGCCCTGTCGTCCCGTAACGGCTATTTGACCGAAGAGCAGCGCCATGTTGCGCCGGCTCTGTATCAGCATCTGAACGAGATCGCTCAGGCCATCAAAACGGGCGAGCGCGATTACCCGCACTTGGTTCGCCAGCATCTGCAGCGTATCGAAGCCGAAGGGTTTCGCCCCGACTACCTGGAAGTCCGTCATGCTCTGACCTTGCTGCCAGCGCAAGCCAGTGATCGTGACATCGTGATTCTGGTCGCGGCGTTCCTGGGCACAACACGCCTGATCGACAACCTACACCTGACTCTCGACAGCTCGCGGTAA